In Methanobacterium paludis, the following proteins share a genomic window:
- a CDS encoding ATP-binding protein, translating to MKRDVIRINEEKCTGCGDCIPGCPEGALQVIDGKARLISDLFCDGLGACIGTCPQGAIEVEQREAEPYDENRVMENIVKAGPNVIKAHLKHLNDHGQMEFLNQAVSFLKEKNIEIPDYEEESPLPSSCPGSTMRDLSESKLESSNQPQIFGAELRNWPVQLQLLNPNAPYLKNADLLIAADCAPFAYANFHQRFLKDKVLIILCPKLDKTIDQYVDKLAEIFQKQEIKSISIVHMEVPCCSGIETIVKRALEKAEKNIIIKDYTISINGEII from the coding sequence ATGAAAAGAGATGTTATCAGAATTAATGAAGAAAAGTGTACAGGTTGCGGGGATTGTATTCCAGGGTGTCCTGAGGGAGCTTTACAGGTTATTGACGGGAAAGCAAGGCTTATAAGTGATTTGTTCTGTGATGGTTTAGGAGCCTGTATTGGAACTTGCCCACAGGGAGCTATAGAAGTTGAACAAAGAGAAGCTGAGCCTTATGATGAGAATAGGGTTATGGAAAATATTGTAAAAGCTGGTCCCAACGTCATAAAAGCTCATTTAAAACATCTTAATGATCATGGTCAGATGGAATTTCTTAATCAAGCTGTTAGCTTTTTAAAGGAAAAAAATATTGAAATTCCTGATTATGAAGAAGAAAGCCCATTACCCTCCAGTTGTCCTGGTTCAACAATGAGGGATTTAAGTGAAAGTAAACTGGAAAGCAGCAATCAACCACAGATTTTCGGCGCAGAACTTAGAAACTGGCCCGTACAGTTACAGCTTTTAAACCCAAATGCACCTTATTTAAAAAATGCAGATTTATTAATAGCAGCAGACTGTGCACCATTTGCTTATGCTAATTTCCATCAAAGATTCTTAAAAGATAAGGTTTTAATAATCCTTTGTCCGAAACTGGATAAGACCATAGATCAATACGTGGATAAATTAGCTGAAATTTTTCAGAAGCAGGAAATAAAGTCAATCTCAATTGTGCATATGGAAGTTCCATGCTGCTCAGGTATTGAGACTATAGTTAAAAGAGCGTTAGAAAAAGCTGAAAAGAACATAATTATCAAAGATTACACAATTTCGATAAACGGTGAGATAATATAA
- a CDS encoding sulfite exporter TauE/SafE family protein, which produces MEFLVYIVILLITGTFVGFASGLLGVGGGFIMVPVQFFLLTAIGVDPTIAIRIAFGTSLAVILPTALSGTLGHMRRGAVLRRPAMFMGVAGIIGAFIGGITASNVPGDILRFLFGFLVLAAALWMVVARYPETGEEPKKGSLSYIFWGFAAGFAAGLLGIGGGILMVPILIILMGFGAHKAVGTSSAVIIFTSIGGIVAYILGGMNATGLPPYSVGYINILQLVLLAGASIPMAQVGVKVSHKLPEKQLKYIYMALMFYIGLKMIGVL; this is translated from the coding sequence ATGGAGTTTTTAGTTTACATCGTCATTTTGTTAATCACGGGTACATTTGTTGGATTTGCATCCGGACTTCTCGGTGTTGGGGGAGGTTTTATAATGGTTCCTGTCCAGTTTTTCCTCTTGACAGCCATTGGTGTTGATCCAACAATTGCAATAAGAATTGCCTTTGGTACAAGCCTTGCTGTGATACTGCCAACAGCCTTAAGTGGAACACTGGGTCATATGCGTCGTGGGGCGGTTTTAAGACGTCCAGCAATGTTTATGGGTGTTGCTGGAATTATAGGGGCATTTATAGGAGGAATAACTGCATCAAACGTGCCGGGTGATATTTTAAGATTTCTTTTTGGGTTCCTGGTTCTTGCAGCGGCTTTATGGATGGTAGTTGCAAGGTACCCTGAAACAGGGGAAGAACCTAAAAAAGGATCATTATCTTATATTTTTTGGGGTTTTGCAGCAGGTTTTGCAGCAGGACTTCTTGGAATAGGTGGTGGAATTCTAATGGTACCAATTCTCATTATTTTAATGGGGTTTGGCGCCCACAAAGCCGTTGGAACATCCAGTGCAGTTATAATCTTCACATCCATTGGCGGAATAGTGGCATATATCTTAGGTGGTATGAACGCCACTGGACTGCCCCCATATTCCGTTGGTTACATAAACATCCTTCAACTTGTCCTGCTTGCAGGTGCAAGCATTCCAATGGCACAGGTGGGGGTTAAAGTATCCCATAAACTCCCAGAAAAGCAGTTAAAATATATTTACATGGCTTTAATGTTTTACATAGGGCTGAAAATGATTGGAGTTCTTTGA
- a CDS encoding MutS-related protein: MEIKGIGDRLADKIIKSFGGREEFLKAVKNFEVDRIAGIEGVSQHRAIEIVNSVLGNPTEEFLKTERAVQIYDDIVGRILGFASTKYAKNRILLMSPIKNEETIKESMSFVMQAKYAASHLPRDEIKRLLKKIDPTDDPKPKYDPSKAILVESSDDYHQIIELGLNSYCPVITSEELESLEDFELIVYVYSEGIMEFEDAYNITMVNNESEAFEIVPNTVLSYFKENYDLLRNILKIKEILGRKSIIKEVLDILDSLESVDVDETVFDRAIESSKEKADLKLKDAIKKVDLKGDEVLNLLNEEMPGKIQKIFDEVMKDARDEIKEETGCAFDPFIQKYPVEIDYSELERIKKQEMSKKQVTTFEEEVKAASIISKFKVDVESEIQEILLFDYEFALGCFAYYYDLHTPTIGDGFRFKEGLHLNLALINDKNIQKIDYQLESPENVVLLTGANSGGKTTLLETLAQISIMAQMGLPVCAQEAQVKLVDEVYFFSKKHSLDAGAFESFLRTFMPIVTREEDKLILLDELEAITELEAAVKIISSFMDFVHDSESFAIIVTHMAREILKYTDVRVDGIEAKGLDADYNLIVDRTPRMNHLAKSTPELILRRMYEKSDGKLQKIYERILEKF; the protein is encoded by the coding sequence ATGGAAATAAAGGGCATAGGCGACAGACTGGCCGATAAAATTATTAAAAGCTTTGGAGGAAGAGAAGAATTTCTCAAAGCTGTGAAAAATTTTGAAGTGGACCGCATCGCAGGAATAGAAGGTGTGAGTCAACACAGGGCCATTGAAATTGTCAACTCTGTGCTGGGAAATCCCACCGAAGAATTTTTAAAAACTGAAAGAGCCGTTCAGATATATGATGATATTGTTGGAAGGATTCTCGGCTTTGCCAGTACCAAGTATGCCAAAAACAGAATTCTCTTGATGAGCCCAATTAAAAATGAAGAGACCATCAAGGAAAGTATGAGTTTTGTGATGCAGGCAAAGTATGCTGCAAGCCATCTTCCCAGAGATGAAATCAAAAGGCTCTTAAAAAAAATAGATCCCACAGATGATCCCAAACCAAAATACGACCCCTCCAAGGCCATTCTCGTGGAGTCGAGTGACGATTACCACCAAATAATAGAACTGGGCCTTAACAGTTACTGTCCAGTAATCACTTCAGAGGAACTTGAAAGCCTCGAAGACTTTGAATTGATAGTTTACGTATATTCTGAGGGTATTATGGAATTTGAAGATGCTTACAATATCACAATGGTGAATAATGAATCTGAAGCATTTGAAATTGTTCCAAACACAGTTCTATCATATTTTAAAGAAAATTATGATCTTCTACGTAATATTTTAAAAATAAAAGAAATATTAGGAAGAAAATCCATAATCAAAGAAGTTCTGGATATCTTAGACTCTCTGGAATCTGTTGATGTTGATGAGACTGTTTTTGACAGAGCAATTGAATCTTCAAAGGAAAAAGCAGATTTAAAACTTAAAGATGCCATTAAAAAAGTTGATCTTAAAGGAGATGAAGTTTTAAACCTTTTAAATGAGGAAATGCCCGGCAAGATCCAGAAAATATTCGACGAAGTAATGAAAGATGCAAGAGATGAGATTAAAGAAGAAACTGGATGCGCCTTCGACCCATTTATTCAAAAATATCCTGTTGAAATAGACTACTCTGAGCTAGAAAGAATTAAAAAACAGGAAATGTCCAAAAAACAGGTAACAACATTTGAAGAAGAAGTTAAGGCAGCTTCAATCATCTCAAAATTTAAAGTGGATGTTGAATCTGAGATCCAGGAAATTCTCCTTTTTGACTATGAATTCGCCTTGGGATGTTTTGCTTACTATTACGACCTCCATACACCCACTATTGGAGATGGATTCAGATTTAAAGAAGGATTACACCTCAATTTAGCCTTAATTAATGATAAAAATATCCAAAAAATTGATTATCAACTTGAATCTCCTGAAAACGTGGTTCTTCTGACCGGTGCAAACAGTGGAGGTAAAACAACCCTTCTCGAGACATTAGCCCAAATATCAATCATGGCCCAAATGGGTCTGCCTGTCTGCGCACAGGAAGCCCAGGTAAAACTCGTTGATGAAGTTTACTTCTTCTCTAAAAAGCATTCACTTGATGCAGGAGCTTTTGAATCATTTTTAAGGACCTTCATGCCAATTGTCACCCGCGAAGAGGATAAATTAATTCTTCTGGATGAACTTGAAGCCATAACCGAACTTGAAGCTGCCGTTAAAATCATATCCAGCTTCATGGACTTCGTTCATGATTCTGAATCCTTTGCAATCATTGTAACCCATATGGCCCGTGAAATTTTGAAATACACCGATGTAAGAGTGGATGGAATCGAAGCCAAAGGACTTGATGCAGACTACAACCTGATTGTGGATAGAACACCAAGAATGAACCATTTAGCAAAAAGTACACCTGAATTGATACTTCGAAGGATGTATGAGAAGTCCGACGGCAAGCTCCAGAAGATCTATGAGCGTATCTTGGAGAAGTTTTAA